The genomic window CCTTCTGACCGCTACGTTACTGATTAAACCTCCTTAAACACAGCCCTAGATTTGGATATAAACCTAAGTAAGGCATGAAAGAGCCTATAGGAATGCTCAAAAAAGTACAGTAAACATTTTTAAGTTTCCAATGAAAATCTATTTTAATTCTGTATAAGAGGAGAGGTTTATGAGAGCTAGCAGAAGTCTAAAGGCGATCTCCACCGGTTTAGCGCTCATAACGATAGTAGTCGTAGCCATCATAGCGGGTGTAGCCGGCTACTACGCCGGACAATCAGCCGCGTCAGCAGCCTATCAGGAAGGTTACGACGCAGGGTATCAAGCAGGTCTGGCAGACGGACGACAACAGGCGCTTCAAGAGGTTTCACCGGTTTTACCCTCGGAGATCAAGATAGGGTGCATAATGTCTCTAACTGGGTTCTTAGGTCCTATGGGAGAGAACATAGTTAAGGGCGTCGAATTAGCGGTTAACGAGGTCAATGCGAGAGGAGGGATAGCCGGTAGGAAGATCAAGCTCATAGTCGAAGACGATGGCACAGACCCTACGAAGGGCCTAGAGGCCTTGAAGAAGCTTGTTGAGGTAGATGGTTGCCAGGTCGTGATAGGGCCCATGGCTAGCGGAGTCTTAAGAGCCCTGGGCAACTACACGAACGAGCATAAGGTCGTTCTGATATCACCGACCGCTACGGCTCCTTACATAACTACCGAGTTTCCAGACGACTACGTCTTCAGAACGGTCGGAAGCGATACACTCCAGGGTAAGGCCCTTGGGGAGATACTAGTCGATAGAGGGGTTTCGAAGGTCGTTATCCTCGTTATGGATAACGCATATGGCGTCGGCATAATGAATGAAGCTATGAAAGTTCTAAACGACAGGGTCGTCAAGACCATCAGATACGACCCCTCTAAGCTAGACTTTACCACTGAGCTTCAGACGATTAAGGACCTTAACCCAGACGCTGTACTCTACGTCGGCTACTACGAAGACGGCAAGATCATGTTCAAACAGGCCCTTGAGATGGGGTTGGATAACATTCTCTGGGTCTGCGCCGAAGGTGTCTATGGAAACCCCATGTTCGAGGAACCAGCGGCGGCTAAGTTCATGGAGAAGGCATGCATAGGAACCAGGCCCTCCGCTCCGATAGGGCTTACCAGCTACGAACTGTTCAGGAAGAAGTTTAAGGACGCATACGGTGAAGAACCGCCTATGTATTCAGACACGGCCTACGACGCCACGATGATGGCAATTCTAGCCATAGCTAAAGCTGGAGATTACAATGGAACTAAGATACGGGAAGCGCTGATCGATATTAGTCAGACATTCATGGGTGCTACTGGGTATAAGCTGTTCGACGAGAACGGAGACCAACTATACCAAGTTTACGAGATATGGGACGTGGTTGAAGAGGACGGCAAGTACAAGTTTGTAGGTATAGGCTATTGGCCCTAATAATCCATTTTTCTTTTCTTCTATAGGTGATGGACGGTGATAAACTGGCTTCAGGTCTTGATGAACTCCCTTGTCTGGGGTTGCATGTATCTTCTAGCCACCGTAGGCTTATCCTTGACCTATGGTTTATCTCGTTTCCCTAACTTCGCCCATGCGGAGTATGTGACGTTTGGAGCCTATATGGCATACATGTTTTTTAACATACTTGGGTTAGACCTCTACCTTTCTGTAGGACTGGCCGTTTTAATATCTGCCCTTCTAGGGGGGATGAGCTACTTTCTTCTCTTTAAGCCGCTTAAGTCTAGAGGGGCGTCTCTGATACACCTCATGGTAGCGTCCATAGGGCTGGGGCTTCTCATAAGACATACACTCATGCAAGTATTTGGAGGAGGTATTCTATCGTTCAAGATGATATGGCCCTGTATATTTATAGGCCCGGTGGTTACGACCTCTCTTCTTCTAACGGCTATAGCTGCTGCGTTCACCGTAGCAGTTCTACTTCATATACTCCTCACCAAGACTAGGCTGGGTAAGGCCATAAGAGCTACGGCGGATAATCCGGAACTAGCAGCTGCTTCGGGGATAGACATGGATAGGGTGAGCCTGTTCACGTGGTCTTTAGGTGCCGCTTTAGCCGGTTTTTCAGGCGTGTTTCTAGCTATGCGTAGCAGCCTAGTCCCGCTACTCGGCTGGAAGATCCTTCTCCAAGCCTTCGCGATAACCTTGCTAGGCGGTATAGGGAGCTTCTACGGCGTCCTAGCGGCATCCTTTATCTTGAGTCTATCTGAAAACCTAGGAGTCGTAGCGTTAACGTGGGTAGGTCTTTCAGCAGACTACCGCTCGGCCGTAGCTTTCATAGTACTCGTTTCAACGCTCATACTCAAACCAGAGGGGCTTATATCGACCGTTAAAAGGAGGGCTTGAGATGCCGGATCCCCTAATGTATGTACTCGACGCGGTGGCGTATGCAGGCATCTTCGGGATGCTATCCCTTAGCCTCAACCTGGAATACGGGTATACGAACCTCGCGAACTTCGGGAAGGTTGCATTCTTCATGGTCGGCGCCTACGTAGCTGCGGTCATGGCTAGGATGGGATACCCATTCACCGTATATGCTCTGGTAGCCTCTCTGGCGGCCGGGTTTATCGGACTTTTAACATCTCTCCCAGCCCTGAGACTTAGAGAAGATTTCCTTGCCATAACTATGACCGCCCTGGGAGAGGTGATGAAGCTTATAGTTAAGAACGAGGAATGGCTTGCAGGGGGAGTTTGGGGATTATCTGGAATACCTCCTGCGATAATCATTCAAGGTTTATCGTTCAGGGAGAGGCTTCTCGTCCAAATAGCCTTGATCTACGGATGCCTCGTAGCGTGCTACGTCGTATGTGAGCTTCTAGCAAAATCCCCCTACGGTAGAGTTTTGAAGACCATAAGGGAAGACGAGCTTTTAGCCGCAGCTTACGGTAAAAACGTTTTCAGATATAAAGCTTGTACTTTTGCCCTAGGCTCGGCGATCTCAGGACTTGCGGGAGGTCTATTTGCACAGTATATAGGCACTGTAAGCCCGTATATGTTCGAGCCTACCGTGACGTTTTCGGTCTGGATGATGGTCATCTTAGGAGGACCGGCTAATAACACCGGTGCCATTCTAGGAGCTTTCCTCGTCGAGGGATTTCATAGGTCCTCTAGGCTTCTTAAAGACTATATAGGCCTCCCTCTAGATCCGATAAACCTCCAGGTTATGCTTACGGCGCTTCTGGTGATCACCGTTGTATTCTACAGGCCACAAGGCCTGTTAAAGGAGAGGGTCACCCCTTGGGATAAAGGGATCCTCAGAAAGCTTAAACCCATGTGTAGGAGGGTTAAGACATGGGTTCGATCCTGAATACGGATAATTTAGTCAAAAGGTTCGGCGGCTTAGCGGCCGTAGACAAGGTTACGTTAGACGTAGAGGAGGAGAGTATCGTAGGCCTCATAGGACCCAACGGAAGCGGTAAAACCACGCTGTTCAACGTTTTAACAGGCATATACCGGCCTGATGCAGGGAAGGTGTTCTTCCGTAGGGAAAGGATAGATGGGCTTCAACCCCATCAAGTATACGTTAAAGGACTTGTTAGAACGTTTCAGACACCTAAGATCATCCAAAAGATGACGGTTCTAGACAATGTCATGCTAGCTGTGAAGAACCCTGGAGAAAGTCTAATAGCGGCGTTGTTTAAACGTAGAAGCTGGATAGGGTTTGAGAATAGACTTAGGGAGAAGGCCTTGGAGATCTTAAGGTTCTTGGGTCTCGATAAGCACGCATATACTCCCGCCAGCGAACTCTCTGGAGGCCAGATGAAGCTTCTGGAGATAGCTAGGGCATTGATATCTGAACCTAAGATGATACTTCTAGACGAGCCTACTGCAGGAGTCAATCCTGTACTTGCGTATACGATATTCGACCGGGTCAAGGAGCTTAGGAAGAGGTTTGGGATAACCTTCTTTATAATAGAGCATAGGATAGAGCTTCTCATGAGGTATGTGGACAGGGTTTACGTCATGCATCAGGGTAAACTTATAGCCGAGGGAGAGCCTAACGATATTATGAACAACCCGGATGTGGTTAAGGTATACCTGGGGTCGATATGACGGTTTTAGAGGTTTTAAAT from Candidatus Bathyarchaeota archaeon includes these protein-coding regions:
- a CDS encoding ABC transporter substrate-binding protein produces the protein MRASRSLKAISTGLALITIVVVAIIAGVAGYYAGQSAASAAYQEGYDAGYQAGLADGRQQALQEVSPVLPSEIKIGCIMSLTGFLGPMGENIVKGVELAVNEVNARGGIAGRKIKLIVEDDGTDPTKGLEALKKLVEVDGCQVVIGPMASGVLRALGNYTNEHKVVLISPTATAPYITTEFPDDYVFRTVGSDTLQGKALGEILVDRGVSKVVILVMDNAYGVGIMNEAMKVLNDRVVKTIRYDPSKLDFTTELQTIKDLNPDAVLYVGYYEDGKIMFKQALEMGLDNILWVCAEGVYGNPMFEEPAAAKFMEKACIGTRPSAPIGLTSYELFRKKFKDAYGEEPPMYSDTAYDATMMAILAIAKAGDYNGTKIREALIDISQTFMGATGYKLFDENGDQLYQVYEIWDVVEEDGKYKFVGIGYWP
- a CDS encoding branched-chain amino acid ABC transporter permease, which gives rise to MINWLQVLMNSLVWGCMYLLATVGLSLTYGLSRFPNFAHAEYVTFGAYMAYMFFNILGLDLYLSVGLAVLISALLGGMSYFLLFKPLKSRGASLIHLMVASIGLGLLIRHTLMQVFGGGILSFKMIWPCIFIGPVVTTSLLLTAIAAAFTVAVLLHILLTKTRLGKAIRATADNPELAAASGIDMDRVSLFTWSLGAALAGFSGVFLAMRSSLVPLLGWKILLQAFAITLLGGIGSFYGVLAASFILSLSENLGVVALTWVGLSADYRSAVAFIVLVSTLILKPEGLISTVKRRA
- a CDS encoding branched-chain amino acid ABC transporter permease, which produces MPDPLMYVLDAVAYAGIFGMLSLSLNLEYGYTNLANFGKVAFFMVGAYVAAVMARMGYPFTVYALVASLAAGFIGLLTSLPALRLREDFLAITMTALGEVMKLIVKNEEWLAGGVWGLSGIPPAIIIQGLSFRERLLVQIALIYGCLVACYVVCELLAKSPYGRVLKTIREDELLAAAYGKNVFRYKACTFALGSAISGLAGGLFAQYIGTVSPYMFEPTVTFSVWMMVILGGPANNTGAILGAFLVEGFHRSSRLLKDYIGLPLDPINLQVMLTALLVITVVFYRPQGLLKERVTPWDKGILRKLKPMCRRVKTWVRS
- a CDS encoding ABC transporter ATP-binding protein, translating into MGSILNTDNLVKRFGGLAAVDKVTLDVEEESIVGLIGPNGSGKTTLFNVLTGIYRPDAGKVFFRRERIDGLQPHQVYVKGLVRTFQTPKIIQKMTVLDNVMLAVKNPGESLIAALFKRRSWIGFENRLREKALEILRFLGLDKHAYTPASELSGGQMKLLEIARALISEPKMILLDEPTAGVNPVLAYTIFDRVKELRKRFGITFFIIEHRIELLMRYVDRVYVMHQGKLIAEGEPNDIMNNPDVVKVYLGSI